A stretch of the Jatrophihabitans sp. genome encodes the following:
- a CDS encoding FmdB family zinc ribbon protein has protein sequence MPTYQYACTSDQCGLRFERVQSFTDPAVSQCPDCSERVRKVYGSVGVVFKGSGFYRNDSRDAKNGANAKSDSDGAAAKNGAESKDGKSEAAKSDTGSGSAKSADSPSAGKGSGESSAKSKAESAKPAATVAS, from the coding sequence ATGCCGACGTACCAATACGCCTGTACCAGCGACCAGTGCGGACTGCGTTTCGAGCGGGTTCAGAGCTTCACCGATCCCGCCGTCAGCCAGTGCCCGGACTGCAGCGAGCGGGTGCGCAAGGTGTACGGCTCGGTGGGCGTGGTGTTCAAGGGGTCCGGTTTCTACCGCAACGACAGCCGGGACGCCAAGAACGGCGCCAACGCCAAGTCCGACTCCGACGGCGCGGCTGCCAAGAACGGCGCCGAGAGCAAGGACGGCAAGAGCGAGGCGGCCAAGAGCGACACCGGTTCAGGCTCGGCCAAGTCGGCCGACTCCCCGAGTGCCGGCAAGGGTTCGGGCGAGTCGTCCGCCAAGAGCAAAGCCGAGTCCGCCAAGCCGGCCGCCACCGTCGCAAGCTGA
- a CDS encoding SAF domain-containing protein translates to MVLVLSRLRLAGLLQVLAGWPRRVAAALCLVLAVLSALSSRAVPAPQPRSPVLVTTKPLPPGTVLAVTDLAAVLWPAAIVPAAAVGRLSDAVGHTVGAAMSRGEPLTATRLLDTGISAALAPGQVALTISLAGSDQAAILQAGALIDLYAASADALISGSPSPGGGHRVGAGLRVLAVVPPPADPASGSGGSSLVIAADRATAARFAGRPAGQFLASLVPPS, encoded by the coding sequence ATGGTCCTCGTCCTATCCCGGCTCCGCCTAGCCGGACTCCTGCAGGTCCTGGCGGGCTGGCCCCGCCGGGTCGCCGCCGCCCTCTGCCTGGTGCTGGCCGTGCTGTCCGCGCTGTCCTCGCGCGCCGTGCCCGCCCCGCAGCCCCGGTCACCCGTGCTCGTGACTACCAAGCCCTTGCCGCCCGGCACGGTGCTGGCAGTCACCGACCTGGCGGCGGTGCTCTGGCCGGCTGCCATCGTGCCGGCTGCCGCGGTCGGCCGGCTCTCCGACGCGGTCGGGCACACCGTGGGCGCCGCCATGAGCCGCGGCGAGCCACTCACTGCCACCCGGTTGCTGGACACCGGCATCTCGGCGGCCCTGGCGCCCGGTCAGGTGGCCCTGACGATCAGCCTGGCCGGCAGTGACCAGGCGGCCATCCTGCAGGCCGGCGCCCTGATCGACCTGTACGCCGCAAGCGCCGACGCCTTGATCTCGGGCAGCCCGTCGCCGGGCGGCGGCCACCGGGTCGGCGCCGGTCTCAGGGTGCTTGCCGTCGTGCCGCCCCCGGCTGATCCGGCCAGCGGCAGCGGCGGCTCGAGCCTGGTGATCGCCGCGGACCGTGCCACCGCGGCCCGGTTCGCCGGCCGTCCGGCGGGGCAATTCCTCGCTAGCCTGGTGCCGCCGTCATGA
- the mscL gene encoding large conductance mechanosensitive channel protein MscL, giving the protein MLKGFRDFVMRGNIVDLAIAVVIGTAFAKVVDTMVSSIVTPILNALPGVSVNGLSFAIRGGELADKTTIDFSTIITSIIVFVLTAAVVYFVFVVPMARIQQRRASGLTPEPEAVPEATLLLREIRDALGARPSDGTAGPTPLHPQL; this is encoded by the coding sequence ATGCTCAAAGGATTCCGCGACTTCGTGATGCGGGGCAATATCGTCGATCTGGCGATCGCCGTGGTGATCGGCACCGCCTTCGCCAAGGTGGTGGACACCATGGTCTCGTCGATCGTCACGCCGATCCTCAACGCGCTGCCCGGCGTGTCGGTGAACGGGCTCAGCTTCGCCATCAGGGGTGGGGAGCTCGCGGACAAGACCACCATCGACTTCTCGACGATCATCACCTCGATCATCGTGTTCGTGCTGACCGCGGCCGTCGTGTACTTCGTGTTCGTGGTGCCGATGGCCAGGATCCAGCAGCGTCGGGCCAGCGGGCTGACCCCAGAGCCGGAGGCGGTCCCCGAAGCCACCTTGCTGCTGCGCGAGATCCGGGACGCGCTAGGCGCCCGGCCGTCCGACGGCACCGCGGGGCCGACGCCGCTGCATCCCCAGCTCTGA
- a CDS encoding antitoxin: MLDKLKKMADQAKEKAGPMAQQAKEKAGPMAGQAKEKATELASKAAPAVSQGVGKAAGSIDKATKGRYTEKIDKVQGAVQQTAQKVGDKSAGTGTAGAAGTSPTTNLGGPDTVLSEPVSPVVIPAEPVITPTPPAGSVYDPDPVIDTPSPLDETPEDKPRI, encoded by the coding sequence ATGTTGGACAAGTTGAAGAAGATGGCGGACCAGGCGAAGGAGAAGGCCGGCCCGATGGCCCAGCAGGCCAAGGAGAAGGCCGGCCCGATGGCTGGACAGGCCAAGGAGAAGGCCACTGAGCTGGCCAGCAAGGCGGCTCCGGCAGTGTCCCAGGGCGTCGGCAAGGCAGCCGGCAGCATCGACAAGGCCACCAAGGGCCGCTACACCGAGAAGATCGACAAGGTGCAGGGCGCCGTTCAGCAGACCGCCCAGAAGGTCGGCGACAAATCAGCCGGCACCGGCACCGCCGGCGCCGCTGGCACCAGCCCGACGACCAACCTCGGCGGACCTGACACGGTTCTCAGCGAGCCGGTGTCCCCGGTAGTGATCCCCGCCGAGCCGGTGATCACCCCGACGCCGCCGGCGGGCTCGGTCTATGACCCCGACCCGGTCATCGACACGCCGTCGCCCCTCGACGAGACCCCTGAGGACAAGCCGAGGATCTGA
- a CDS encoding MoaD/ThiS family protein — protein sequence MPSQVTVRYWAGARRAAGLASEVLSAGTLAELLSQLQARPGLAEVVAASSVLVDEVRPSRDDQPLAAGTVVDILPPFAGG from the coding sequence ATGCCATCCCAGGTCACCGTCCGGTACTGGGCAGGAGCCCGCCGGGCGGCTGGCCTGGCATCAGAAGTGCTGTCCGCCGGCACCCTCGCCGAGTTGTTGAGCCAGCTGCAGGCTCGACCGGGGCTGGCGGAGGTGGTCGCGGCCAGCTCGGTGCTGGTCGATGAGGTCCGTCCGAGCCGCGACGACCAGCCGCTGGCCGCCGGGACGGTGGTCGACATCCTGCCGCCGTTCGCCGGCGGTTGA
- a CDS encoding molybdenum cofactor biosynthesis protein MoaE has protein sequence MKVRIAEVTESPLDVNAHAAATRDAAAGADVSFCGVVRDHDHGRTVLELEYTSHPSAAGILRQVAEEIAADPAVLAVAVSHRIGVLKIGDVALAASVTAAHRKQAFDSCQRLVDEVKARLPIWKRQVFADGTDEWVNCP, from the coding sequence ATGAAGGTCCGGATCGCCGAGGTCACCGAGTCCCCGCTCGACGTGAACGCCCATGCGGCTGCCACCCGGGACGCCGCGGCCGGCGCTGACGTCAGTTTCTGCGGGGTGGTCCGCGATCACGACCACGGCCGGACGGTGCTGGAGCTGGAGTACACCTCGCATCCGAGTGCCGCGGGCATCCTGCGCCAGGTCGCGGAAGAGATCGCCGCTGACCCGGCGGTGCTCGCGGTGGCGGTCAGCCACCGGATCGGCGTGCTGAAGATCGGCGACGTGGCGCTGGCCGCCTCGGTGACGGCCGCGCACCGCAAGCAGGCCTTCGACAGCTGCCAGCGGCTGGTGGACGAGGTGAAGGCCCGGCTGCCGATCTGGAAGCGCCAGGTCTTCGCCGACGGCACCGACGAATGGGTCAACTGCCCCTGA
- a CDS encoding MogA/MoaB family molybdenum cofactor biosynthesis protein, protein MTASIGAAVITCSNRSAAGDRPDDSGRLLAETLRDWGYDVLAKLVVPDDVALIQKALRQVLADGARLVLTTGGTGLSPTDVTPEAVGPMIERDIPGIAERIRAANVEQVPTAVLSRGVAGLIGDALVVTLPGSPGGVRDGLAVLQPLVGHLLDQASGGDHRPGGGV, encoded by the coding sequence ATGACCGCATCCATCGGGGCGGCGGTGATCACCTGCTCCAACCGGTCCGCCGCCGGGGACCGCCCGGACGACTCCGGCCGGCTGCTGGCCGAGACGTTGCGGGACTGGGGCTATGACGTGCTGGCCAAACTGGTGGTGCCCGATGACGTCGCCCTGATCCAGAAGGCGTTGCGCCAGGTGCTGGCCGACGGCGCCCGGCTGGTGCTGACCACCGGCGGAACCGGCTTGAGTCCCACCGATGTCACGCCGGAAGCGGTCGGGCCGATGATCGAGCGCGACATCCCGGGAATCGCTGAGCGGATCCGGGCGGCGAATGTCGAGCAGGTGCCCACCGCCGTGCTCTCGCGCGGGGTGGCCGGCCTGATCGGGGACGCGCTGGTGGTGACGCTGCCGGGCTCGCCCGGCGGGGTGCGGGACGGGTTGGCGGTGCTGCAGCCGCTGGTGGGCCACCTGCTGGATCAGGCGTCCGGTGGCGACCACCGACCGGGAGGCGGGGTATGA
- the moaC gene encoding cyclic pyranopterin monophosphate synthase MoaC: MELTHVDASGTARMVDVSAKQVSVREATASGVFRTTAEVIDLLRADGLPKGDALAVARIAGIAAAKRTPELIPLCHPVAIHGVTVDLDLDADRVRITATVRTADRTGVEMEALTSVVTAGLALYDMVKAVDRAAVLTDIRLEHKAGGRRGDWDRNSP; this comes from the coding sequence GTGGAACTGACCCATGTCGACGCCAGCGGCACTGCCCGGATGGTGGACGTCTCGGCCAAGCAGGTCAGCGTGCGGGAAGCCACCGCCTCGGGGGTGTTCCGGACCACGGCCGAGGTGATCGATCTGCTGCGAGCCGACGGCCTGCCCAAGGGTGACGCGCTCGCGGTGGCCCGGATCGCCGGGATCGCCGCGGCCAAGCGGACCCCGGAGCTGATCCCGCTGTGCCATCCGGTGGCGATCCACGGCGTGACGGTGGACCTGGACCTGGACGCCGACCGGGTCCGGATCACCGCCACGGTGCGCACCGCCGATCGCACCGGGGTCGAGATGGAGGCGCTGACCTCGGTGGTCACGGCTGGTTTGGCCTTGTACGACATGGTGAAGGCTGTCGACCGCGCGGCGGTGCTGACCGACATCAGGCTGGAGCACAAGGCCGGCGGCCGGCGCGGCGATTGGGACCGGAACTCGCCATGA
- a CDS encoding NYN domain-containing protein, with protein MVTPTWQRHNRGMTDAILMVDAGFLIQSLVIHAGQKDRSEVAVDYAAIAEALADLAEEETGTKLLRQIWYDPARDSRPRPEHRALAAVPGVQVQLGWSVRLNDGQIRQKAVDSLIVRDAMRAAYRDTVKTLVLVAGDGDLVPGFREASDFGLAIHLWGVASENRMFSQSEELIALADRRLTLELDDFSPFIKRRVQPDVEHAAEPAQPIGQGGLTTPVDGYLPETATAGPPQAAEATDSGAPDDDHVVSSAAPLAEPARIGPPLLRQLSSPSEYNSELHLDRLEELDATQSGARYGSRWIERADPEVISRLLKDSRRPQVPRRMDQDLMRYAKLRAVNVDEESERKAVRNGFWDSIEAHHEVVPAPLVTG; from the coding sequence ATGGTCACCCCGACCTGGCAGCGGCACAATCGGGGTATGACCGACGCCATACTGATGGTTGACGCAGGGTTTCTCATCCAGTCATTGGTGATCCATGCCGGCCAGAAGGACCGCTCGGAAGTGGCAGTCGACTACGCCGCCATTGCCGAAGCTCTCGCGGACCTGGCCGAGGAGGAGACCGGCACGAAGTTGCTACGGCAGATCTGGTACGACCCCGCCCGCGATTCCCGACCTCGGCCCGAGCATCGCGCGCTCGCGGCCGTGCCCGGGGTGCAGGTGCAGTTGGGTTGGTCGGTGAGACTGAACGACGGGCAGATCCGGCAGAAGGCAGTCGACTCGCTGATCGTGCGGGACGCCATGCGGGCGGCCTACCGCGACACGGTCAAGACGCTCGTGCTGGTGGCAGGCGATGGCGACCTGGTGCCGGGTTTTCGTGAAGCGTCGGACTTCGGACTCGCCATCCACCTGTGGGGGGTCGCCTCCGAGAACCGCATGTTCAGCCAGAGCGAGGAGCTCATCGCGCTCGCGGACCGACGCCTGACTCTCGAACTCGATGACTTCTCCCCGTTCATCAAGAGGCGCGTGCAGCCCGATGTCGAACACGCCGCCGAACCCGCCCAGCCGATCGGTCAGGGCGGGTTGACCACGCCGGTCGATGGCTACCTGCCCGAGACGGCGACGGCCGGCCCACCCCAGGCGGCCGAGGCGACGGACTCCGGCGCCCCTGACGATGACCATGTCGTCAGCTCAGCCGCCCCGCTGGCCGAGCCCGCGCGAATCGGGCCGCCACTGCTGCGGCAGCTGTCCAGCCCCTCTGAGTACAACAGCGAACTTCATCTAGACCGCCTCGAAGAACTCGATGCCACCCAGTCCGGAGCGCGCTACGGCAGCCGCTGGATCGAGCGGGCGGACCCGGAGGTGATCTCTCGCCTTCTGAAAGACTCCAGACGGCCCCAGGTGCCGCGGCGAATGGACCAGGACCTGATGCGCTACGCCAAGCTGCGCGCCGTCAACGTCGATGAGGAGAGCGAGCGCAAGGCCGTCCGGAACGGCTTCTGGGATTCGATCGAGGCCCACCACGAGGTAGTGCCAGCACCCTTGGTCACCGGATAG
- a CDS encoding SDR family NAD(P)-dependent oxidoreductase encodes MTATEHPQRTGIDAPDHHTGIDAPDHHTDLAPDQRTGIDPDRLAVCLAVLDELHQVPQDHPDHVAVRRATAQMFKSVKKHRRAEKRDAIATADRAVIGATATGSPNRIDDETQGIALVSTVAGASAGLLITPRACYICKTKYQQVDAFYHQLCPSCAALNRTRREARTDLSGRRALLTGGRAKIGMYIALRLLRDGAHTTITTRFPSDAVRRFTAMDDSADWLHRLRIVGIDLRDPAQVIALADSVIEQGPLDILINNAAQTVRRSPGSYAPLAEAESGPLPAGPLPELVSFDHASDAHPAALAGSLAQHPVAHLIGGELTGADVTSLALIAGSASSEKIAARTAIDAGGLVPDLHSVNSWTQRVHEVDPLELLEVQLCNMTAPFLLVSRLRPAMAAAAARRKYVVNVSAMEGQFARGYKGPGHPHTNMAKAALNMLTRTSAKEMLSDGILMTSVDTGWITDERPHPTKMRLADEGFHAPLDLVDGAARVYDPIVRGELGEDLCGVFLKDYAPAAW; translated from the coding sequence ATGACGGCGACCGAGCACCCGCAGCGCACCGGCATCGACGCTCCGGACCACCACACCGGCATCGACGCTCCGGACCACCACACCGATCTCGCTCCGGACCAGCGCACCGGCATCGACCCGGACCGGCTGGCGGTCTGCCTGGCAGTGCTCGACGAACTGCACCAGGTGCCGCAGGACCACCCCGACCACGTCGCGGTCCGGCGGGCGACGGCGCAGATGTTCAAGTCGGTCAAGAAGCACCGCCGCGCCGAGAAGCGCGATGCCATCGCCACCGCTGACCGGGCGGTGATCGGGGCGACCGCCACCGGCTCGCCGAACCGGATCGACGACGAGACCCAGGGCATCGCGCTGGTGTCCACCGTGGCCGGCGCCTCGGCGGGCCTGCTGATCACCCCGCGCGCCTGCTACATCTGCAAGACCAAGTACCAGCAGGTGGACGCCTTCTACCACCAGCTGTGCCCGTCCTGCGCGGCGTTGAACCGGACCCGGCGCGAGGCCCGCACCGACCTGTCCGGCCGGCGGGCGCTGCTCACCGGCGGCCGCGCCAAGATCGGCATGTACATCGCGCTGCGGCTGCTGCGCGACGGCGCGCACACCACCATCACCACCCGGTTCCCCAGCGACGCGGTGCGCCGGTTCACCGCGATGGACGACAGCGCCGACTGGCTGCACCGGCTGCGGATCGTCGGCATCGACCTGCGCGACCCGGCGCAGGTGATCGCGCTGGCCGACTCGGTGATCGAGCAGGGACCGCTGGACATCCTTATCAACAACGCCGCCCAGACCGTCCGGCGCTCCCCCGGCTCGTACGCCCCGCTGGCCGAGGCGGAGTCCGGGCCGTTGCCGGCCGGGCCGCTGCCGGAGCTGGTGAGCTTCGACCATGCCAGCGACGCCCACCCGGCCGCGCTGGCCGGGTCGCTGGCCCAGCACCCGGTGGCGCACCTGATAGGCGGCGAGCTGACGGGCGCTGACGTGACGTCCCTGGCTCTGATCGCGGGCTCGGCGTCGTCCGAGAAGATCGCCGCGCGCACCGCGATCGACGCCGGCGGCCTGGTGCCTGACCTGCACTCGGTGAACAGCTGGACCCAGCGGGTGCACGAGGTCGACCCGCTGGAGCTGCTCGAGGTGCAGCTGTGCAACATGACCGCGCCGTTCCTGCTGGTCAGCCGGCTGCGCCCGGCGATGGCCGCGGCCGCCGCCCGGCGCAAGTACGTCGTCAACGTCTCGGCCATGGAAGGCCAGTTCGCCCGCGGCTACAAGGGCCCCGGCCATCCGCACACCAACATGGCCAAGGCCGCGCTGAACATGCTGACCCGGACCTCGGCCAAGGAGATGCTCAGTGACGGCATCCTGATGACCAGCGTCGACACCGGCTGGATCACCGACGAGCGGCCGCATCCGACCAAGATGCGGCTGGCCGACGAGGGCTTCCACGCGCCGCTGGACCTCGTCGACGGCGCCGCCCGGGTCTATGACCCGATCGTGCGCGGCGAGCTCGGCGAGGACCTCTGCGGCGTCTTTCTCAAGGACTACGCCCCCGCCGCCTGGTAG
- a CDS encoding type II toxin-antitoxin system VapC family toxin, with protein MFVIDASVTLAWCFADEATPGAESVLDHFSEDEAVVPAIWPLEIANVLLVAQRRKRLTEAQASRFSDLLQQLPIHVVDAPTDLADVVAAGRHHELSSYDAAYLVLAERTGAPLATLDHRLADAATRAGVRLLISG; from the coding sequence GTGTTCGTCATCGATGCCAGCGTCACCCTGGCGTGGTGCTTCGCCGACGAGGCGACGCCCGGCGCCGAGTCGGTCCTCGACCACTTCAGCGAGGACGAGGCGGTCGTTCCGGCGATCTGGCCACTCGAGATCGCCAACGTTCTGCTGGTGGCCCAGCGCCGGAAGCGCCTCACTGAGGCTCAAGCGAGCCGGTTCTCAGACCTGCTCCAGCAACTGCCCATTCACGTCGTCGACGCCCCCACCGACCTGGCCGATGTGGTGGCTGCCGGCCGGCATCACGAATTGAGCTCCTACGACGCGGCCTATCTGGTGCTGGCCGAACGCACCGGCGCTCCGCTGGCCACGCTTGATCACCGGCTTGCCGATGCGGCGACCCGGGCCGGAGTGCGGCTGCTCATCTCTGGATGA